A genome region from Flavobacterium sp. CFS9 includes the following:
- the pfkA gene encoding 6-phosphofructokinase, with protein sequence MPKTIKKVGVLTSGGDSPGMNAAIRSVVRTCAYHNIECIGIYRGYQGMIEGDFKEMGPRSVNNIVNKGGTILKSARSVDFRSPEGRKKAHENLLKAGVDALVVIGGDGSFTGGLIFNSEYGFPVMGIPGTIDNDIFGTSHTLGYDTALNTVVDCIDKIRDTASSHNRLFFVEVMGRDAGHIALNAGIGAGAEEILIPEEDLGLDRLLDSLQKSKASGKSSSIVVIAEGDKIGKNVFELKDYVEANLPEYDVRVSVLGHMQRGGSPSCFDRVLASRLGVKAVESLIEGKSNYMVGLQADKVVLTPLEQAIKGKSEIDRELLRVSDIMST encoded by the coding sequence ATGCCAAAAACAATAAAAAAAGTTGGTGTTCTTACATCAGGAGGTGACTCACCAGGAATGAATGCCGCAATACGATCAGTTGTTCGAACATGTGCTTATCATAATATAGAATGCATAGGGATTTATAGGGGATATCAAGGAATGATTGAAGGTGACTTCAAAGAAATGGGACCCCGTAGCGTAAATAATATTGTAAACAAAGGCGGAACGATTTTGAAATCAGCTCGTTCAGTTGATTTTAGAAGTCCGGAAGGTAGAAAGAAAGCACACGAAAATCTTTTAAAAGCCGGAGTAGATGCTTTGGTTGTTATTGGAGGAGACGGAAGTTTTACCGGAGGATTAATTTTTAATTCAGAATACGGTTTTCCTGTAATGGGAATTCCCGGAACAATTGATAATGATATTTTTGGAACCAGCCATACCTTAGGATATGATACGGCCTTAAATACTGTTGTGGATTGTATCGATAAAATTAGAGATACTGCAAGTTCACATAACCGTCTGTTTTTTGTAGAGGTAATGGGTAGAGATGCAGGTCACATTGCTCTTAATGCCGGAATTGGTGCCGGTGCAGAAGAAATTCTTATTCCTGAAGAAGATTTAGGTTTAGACCGATTATTAGACTCTCTTCAAAAAAGTAAAGCTTCAGGAAAATCATCAAGTATAGTTGTTATTGCCGAAGGAGATAAAATAGGTAAAAACGTTTTCGAATTAAAAGATTACGTTGAAGCCAATCTGCCGGAGTACGACGTTAGAGTATCTGTATTAGGACACATGCAGCGTGGTGGTTCTCCATCTTGCTTTGACCGTGTTTTAGCAAGCCGTTTGGGAGTAAAAGCGGTAGAATCTTTAATAGAAGGTAAATCAAATTATATGGTCGGTTTGCAGGCTGATAAAGTTGTTTTGACACCTCTTGAACAAGCAATTAAAGGTAAATCTGAGATTGATAGAGAATTGTTAAGAGTGTCCGACATCATGTCGACATAA